A stretch of the Oncorhynchus clarkii lewisi isolate Uvic-CL-2024 chromosome 9, UVic_Ocla_1.0, whole genome shotgun sequence genome encodes the following:
- the LOC139416293 gene encoding translocating chain-associated membrane protein 1-like 1, protein MGFRKKNKSPAVLSHEFVIQNHADMVSCVAMVILLGLMFEVTAKFAVMFITVQYNVTQGLDERAEPVNLYQYGPKDMATVFFYLLIAVILHALIQEYVLDKMNRRLHLSKTKHSKFNESGQLAAFYLISFIWGCSILTAEEFATNPTFLWAGYPHTHMVFQVKFFYICQMAYWLHALPELYFQKVRKEDIPRQLYYICLYVFHITGAYVLNLHRLGLVLLVPHSLVELLFHASRLFYFSDENKQKGFTLWAMLFVIARLVTLTLSVLTFGFGLPRAENQGFSLAEGNFNVLTVRMTCLAAICLTQAWMMWKFINFQLKKWREHSQSQASKVKAISPKSKPHKKDPARGSANGVGLKSDDKTSPRARKAL, encoded by the exons ATGGGTTTCCGAAAGAAGAACAAGAGCCCGGCGGTGCTGAGCCACGAGTTCGTGATCCAGAATCACGCCGATATGGTTTCGTGTGTGGCTATGGTCATTCTCCTCGGCCTGATGTTCGAG GTGACAGCGAAGTTTGCCGTCATGTTCATCACTGTCCAGTACAATGTGACGCAAGGTCTTG ATGAGAGGGCTGAGCCAGTGAACCTGTACCAGTACGGCCCTAAAGacatggccactgtgttcttctaCCTGCTCATCGCTGTCATACTCCACGCCTTAATACAGGAATACGTTCTTGAC AAAATGAATAGGCGGTTGCATCTGTCAAAAACCAAACACAGCAAGTTCAATGAGTCGGGACAGCTTGCTGCCTTCTACTTAATCTCCTTCATCTGGGGCTGCAGCATCTTAACAGCG GAGGAATTTGCAACAAATCCTACTTTCCTATGGGCGGGCTATCCACACACCCACATGGT TTTTCAGGTGAAGTTCTTCTACATTTGCCAAATGGCCTACTGGCTCCACGCCCTTCCTGAGCTGTACTTCCAGAAAGTGCGAAAG GAGGACATTCCCCGCCAGCTCTATTACATTTGCCTTTACGTCTTCCACATCACCGGTGCCTACGTCTTAAA CCTCCACCGGCTAGGCCTGGTGCTGCTTGTACCTCACTCCCTGGTGGAGCTCCTGTTCCACGCCTCGCGCCTGTTCTATTTCAGTGACGAGAACAAGCAGAAGGG TTTCACTTTGTGGGCGATGCTTTTCGTCATCGCACGCCTCGTCACCCTCACCCTCTCCGTACTGACATTCGGCTTCGGACTGCCCCGTGCAGAGAACCAGGGATTCTCATTGGCGGAGGGAAACTTTAATGTGCTCACCGTTAG GATGACATGCCTGGCTGCCATTTGCCTCACCCAGGCCTGGATGATGTGGAAATTCATCAACTTTCAGCTGAAGAAGTGGAGGGAGCACAGCCAGAGCCAGGCTTCCAAGGTGAAGGCTATCAGCCCAAAGAGCAAGCCCCACAAGAAGGACCCAGCCCGGG GTTCTGCCAACGGTGTTGGTCTGAAGTCTGATGACAAGACATCACCTCGGGCAAGAAAAGCCTTGTAG